In Aliamphritea ceti, a single window of DNA contains:
- a CDS encoding FAD-dependent oxidoreductase — MSEEIKSHAKVVVIGGGIAGCSTLYHLTQEGWTDVVLVERDELTSGSTWHAAAQVTQFGGNQTMIGLKRHSIDLYRKLAADPEHPISYHITGGMRTAYTQDQIDTYKHYVGMAKSMGVEMEFIDAAEAGRRHPLIKTDGLLGAWWDPLDGDIDPAGLTFALARKAREAGAKVYRFNPVEDITRKPNGEFIVHTAKGDITCEMVVNATGYRVNEVGRMLGVEHPVTSMEHMYFLTDTIPELEVMDKRVPIIRDPGDDFYSRQEKNGLLVGVYEQGCKTFGMRGIDPHFTQALCPSDLDRCLDNMERIFERMPCLTETGIHTVVNGPITYTIDGMPLIGPVPGVPNAFCAIGLRAGIGEGGGHGKILAELMVHGESEWDAWCLDPRRFTQYANTEHTCIKAIEDYQNEFHYHLPHEHRPGARLARTTPLYPVLDTKNAAWGVVNGWERALFFKPDADFVDEHGYRFTPTQKVVAQEIANVRENVGLMEVSGFNRYEIKGEGATAFLDRMVCGNLPKKVGKVGLCYLLNEKGHVLAEATIAKLDEEHYWYGSAAAAEWHDRDWLNAYKPDTVSLTEMTSSHTILVVAGPKSRELLQSLSPRCDWSKEAMPWMSVQEKTLGHAKMMAMSVSFSGELAYELHIPNEQLYLAWKLITEAGDPFGLGLFGLYATESMRLEKGYRHWKADLIYERNPLESCLDRFVNLNKPDFVGKTALLEEQARGPKKLFVSLEVDSEIAPAHSGDSIYCGDKLIGSVTSGGYGHRVEKNLAYAFVDPEFVEIGTELSIDLLGEMRPVKVIEPGQYDPENALVRG; from the coding sequence ATGAGTGAAGAAATTAAAAGCCACGCCAAAGTTGTTGTCATTGGTGGTGGCATTGCTGGTTGTTCAACGTTGTACCATCTGACCCAGGAAGGCTGGACAGATGTAGTACTGGTGGAGCGTGATGAGCTTACCTCCGGTTCAACTTGGCATGCTGCAGCACAGGTCACCCAGTTTGGTGGTAACCAGACTATGATTGGTCTGAAGCGTCACAGTATAGATCTTTACCGGAAATTAGCTGCAGATCCTGAACATCCGATTTCTTACCATATCACTGGTGGCATGCGCACCGCTTATACCCAGGACCAGATTGATACCTATAAACATTACGTTGGTATGGCTAAAAGCATGGGCGTAGAAATGGAATTCATTGACGCTGCTGAAGCGGGTCGTCGTCATCCGTTAATTAAAACTGACGGCTTGTTAGGCGCCTGGTGGGATCCGCTGGATGGCGATATTGATCCGGCTGGTTTGACGTTTGCGCTGGCGCGTAAAGCCCGTGAAGCCGGTGCCAAGGTATACCGCTTTAACCCGGTTGAAGATATTACCCGTAAGCCGAATGGCGAATTCATTGTCCATACTGCCAAAGGTGATATTACCTGCGAGATGGTAGTGAATGCTACCGGTTACCGGGTGAATGAGGTGGGCCGTATGCTGGGGGTTGAGCATCCGGTAACGTCTATGGAGCATATGTACTTTCTGACTGACACTATTCCTGAGCTTGAAGTAATGGATAAGCGGGTGCCTATTATTCGTGACCCGGGCGATGATTTTTATTCCCGTCAGGAAAAGAACGGTTTGTTAGTCGGAGTGTATGAGCAAGGCTGTAAAACCTTTGGTATGCGTGGCATTGATCCGCACTTCACGCAGGCACTTTGCCCGTCTGATCTGGATCGCTGTCTGGATAATATGGAGCGAATCTTCGAGCGGATGCCATGCCTGACCGAAACCGGCATTCATACCGTTGTGAACGGGCCGATCACTTATACGATCGACGGTATGCCGCTGATTGGGCCAGTACCAGGCGTGCCAAATGCGTTTTGTGCGATTGGTTTGCGGGCCGGGATTGGTGAAGGTGGTGGCCACGGTAAGATTCTGGCTGAACTGATGGTACACGGTGAAAGTGAATGGGATGCCTGGTGCTTAGATCCACGGCGCTTTACCCAGTACGCTAATACCGAACATACCTGTATTAAAGCGATTGAAGACTACCAGAACGAATTCCATTATCACCTGCCGCACGAGCATCGTCCGGGAGCCCGTCTGGCACGGACCACACCGTTATATCCGGTGCTGGATACAAAGAATGCTGCCTGGGGTGTCGTCAATGGCTGGGAACGAGCACTGTTCTTCAAGCCAGATGCTGATTTTGTAGACGAGCATGGCTATCGCTTTACACCGACTCAAAAGGTTGTAGCTCAGGAAATCGCTAATGTGCGAGAGAATGTTGGCCTGATGGAAGTCTCCGGTTTTAACCGTTATGAGATCAAAGGTGAGGGTGCAACCGCATTCCTGGACCGTATGGTTTGCGGCAATTTGCCGAAAAAAGTCGGCAAAGTTGGCCTGTGTTATCTGCTGAATGAAAAAGGTCATGTACTGGCTGAAGCTACCATTGCCAAACTTGATGAAGAGCATTACTGGTACGGTTCTGCAGCAGCGGCTGAATGGCATGACCGGGACTGGCTGAATGCCTATAAACCAGACACTGTCAGCCTGACAGAAATGACTAGCAGCCATACCATATTGGTGGTGGCAGGACCTAAGTCCCGTGAGTTACTGCAATCTCTGTCGCCACGTTGTGACTGGTCAAAAGAAGCAATGCCATGGATGAGTGTTCAGGAGAAAACGCTGGGTCACGCTAAGATGATGGCCATGAGTGTGAGCTTCTCGGGTGAGCTGGCGTACGAACTACATATTCCGAATGAACAGCTGTATCTTGCCTGGAAATTGATTACTGAAGCGGGCGATCCGTTTGGTCTGGGCTTGTTTGGTTTGTATGCCACAGAGTCAATGCGTCTTGAGAAAGGCTATCGTCACTGGAAAGCCGACCTGATCTATGAACGCAATCCGCTGGAGTCCTGTCTTGACCGTTTCGTCAATCTCAATAAGCCAGATTTTGTAGGCAAAACAGCGTTACTGGAAGAGCAGGCAAGAGGCCCGAAAAAGCTGTTTGTCAGTCTTGAAGTGGATAGTGAAATTGCACCGGCACACTCTGGTGATTCTATCTACTGCGGTGATAAATTGATCGGTTCAGTGACGTCTGGTGGCTATGGACACCGTGTAGAAAAGAACCTTGCCTATGCTTTTGTTGATCCTGAATTTGTGGAGATAGGTACTGAACTGAGTATTGATCTGCTGGGTGAAATGCGCCCGGTTAAAGTCATAGAACCCGGTCAGTATGATCCGGAAAATGCTTTAGTGCGGGGGTAA
- a CDS encoding trimethylamine methyltransferase family protein: MTEETTKVKRRGRGGPRARDIMRAKRSAPPTINPCPPGPAGGQYKPLTDEQIETIYQSALRILEEIGMGESPQALIDQACSKGAFMNDLGRLCFPKAMVEEQIAGACKTFTYYGRNPKHDFTVGGDSVYFGTGGAAVQTLDIDSGEYRPSTLDDLYDFTRLMDTLNNVSWFTRCCVATDVPDNYDLDVNTAYALLVGTEKPVGTSFTLAEHVDPIIDMFDMAMGGEGKFRERPFCKAHISPVISPLRYGEDAVDVAMACMRRGVPINNIVAAQSGATSPATLAGMLSSTLAETLAALIMVNVFEPGYPMIFSNWPLVIDLRTGSFCGGGGEITLLNAASAQLSNYLGLPSGAASSMSDAKAVDAQMGVEKALSAVSVGLSGCNMVYESAGMTASLLGASFESFLIDDEMISHVYRVLRGVEVNEETLGFDAIREAVTGEGHFLGGDHTLAAMQRDYFYPSDLSDRQEPRTWQEMGGQDMWQRANLKAKQVLATHRPNYLDAETDAAIRAKYNIQLTV; this comes from the coding sequence ATGACTGAAGAAACCACTAAGGTAAAACGCAGAGGGCGTGGAGGCCCCCGGGCCCGGGATATTATGCGGGCTAAACGTAGTGCGCCGCCGACAATAAATCCTTGTCCGCCAGGGCCTGCTGGTGGCCAGTATAAACCGCTAACCGATGAGCAGATCGAAACTATCTACCAGAGTGCGTTACGCATTCTGGAAGAAATCGGCATGGGGGAGTCCCCTCAGGCACTGATTGATCAGGCCTGTTCAAAAGGCGCATTTATGAATGATTTAGGGCGGCTTTGCTTCCCTAAAGCTATGGTTGAAGAACAGATTGCCGGTGCCTGTAAAACTTTCACTTATTATGGGCGTAATCCTAAGCATGACTTTACTGTAGGTGGTGACAGTGTGTACTTCGGTACTGGTGGTGCTGCGGTGCAGACGCTTGATATCGACAGTGGCGAATACCGGCCATCCACGCTGGATGATCTGTATGATTTCACCCGGCTGATGGACACTTTGAATAATGTCAGCTGGTTCACTCGGTGCTGTGTCGCAACAGATGTGCCGGATAACTATGATCTGGATGTAAATACTGCTTATGCCCTGTTGGTCGGTACTGAAAAACCGGTGGGTACCAGTTTCACCTTGGCGGAGCATGTTGACCCTATTATCGATATGTTCGATATGGCGATGGGCGGCGAAGGTAAGTTCCGTGAAAGGCCATTCTGTAAGGCACATATCAGTCCGGTTATTTCTCCATTGCGCTATGGTGAAGATGCTGTCGATGTGGCGATGGCCTGTATGCGCAGAGGCGTGCCGATTAACAATATAGTAGCGGCGCAATCTGGTGCGACGTCCCCGGCGACGCTGGCGGGTATGCTTAGCTCGACGTTAGCAGAAACTTTGGCAGCGCTGATCATGGTGAATGTGTTTGAGCCGGGTTATCCGATGATCTTTTCGAACTGGCCACTGGTGATTGATCTGCGGACCGGATCGTTCTGTGGCGGTGGTGGTGAAATTACCTTGTTGAATGCTGCCTCGGCACAGTTGTCTAACTATCTGGGTTTACCATCAGGTGCTGCTTCCAGCATGAGTGACGCTAAGGCGGTAGATGCGCAGATGGGCGTCGAAAAAGCGCTTTCCGCTGTGTCCGTCGGCTTGTCCGGTTGTAATATGGTGTATGAGTCAGCGGGTATGACAGCCAGTTTACTGGGAGCATCGTTTGAGTCATTCCTGATTGATGATGAGATGATTTCCCATGTATACCGGGTGCTTAGGGGTGTGGAAGTGAATGAGGAAACGCTGGGATTCGATGCAATTCGTGAAGCTGTGACTGGAGAAGGGCATTTCCTTGGGGGGGATCACACTCTGGCGGCCATGCAGCGGGATTACTTCTATCCAAGTGATTTATCTGACCGACAAGAACCGAGAACCTGGCAGGAAATGGGGGGGCAGGATATGTGGCAGCGAGCCAATCTGAAAGCTAAACAGGTACTTGCTACGCATCGGCCAAACTATTTAGATGCGGAAACCGATGCGGCCATCCGGGCTAAATACAATATTCAGTTAACTGTTTAA
- a CDS encoding PQQ-dependent sugar dehydrogenase gives MHIRTLCSALFFSLLLSVSPFAVSQPSFQITEITAQLDRPWSLAELPDDQLLVTERNGRLVRINADQIHSIDGVPDVLDAGQGGLLDIKLHPQFSENSWLYLSYSHGTQRNNQLRLMRAKLEGNKLVDQQVIFSARPEKSSGLHFAGRIAFLPDNTLLLSIGDGYKYLEQAQDKTSLLGKIIRLDESGQVPDDNPFINQPDTAPEIYSYGHRNTQGLVYDPVRQKIFANEHGPKGGDEINIIQSGNNYGWPVITYGVDYSGLSITPYRERPGMEQPLVNWTPSIAPSSITVYYGNMFPELQGDLLSTTLKARHLRWVEMNGDQPGQEHELLGELNERLRYIQTARDGSLYLLTDSGKLLQLTAPD, from the coding sequence ATGCATATTCGGACACTCTGCTCTGCCCTGTTCTTCAGTCTGTTACTGAGCGTTAGCCCATTCGCTGTCAGCCAACCGTCATTCCAGATCACAGAAATTACTGCTCAGCTGGATCGCCCCTGGTCACTGGCAGAGTTGCCAGATGATCAACTGCTAGTAACTGAACGCAACGGCAGGTTAGTGAGAATAAATGCTGACCAAATACACAGTATTGATGGTGTTCCTGATGTTTTAGATGCAGGCCAGGGAGGATTACTGGATATAAAGCTACATCCACAGTTTAGCGAGAACAGTTGGCTGTACCTCAGCTACTCCCACGGTACTCAGCGCAACAACCAGTTACGGCTGATGCGCGCAAAGCTTGAAGGCAATAAGCTGGTGGATCAGCAGGTTATTTTCAGTGCCCGGCCTGAAAAAAGCAGTGGTTTGCATTTTGCCGGCAGAATCGCCTTTTTGCCTGACAATACACTCTTACTGAGTATTGGCGATGGCTATAAGTATCTGGAACAGGCACAGGATAAAACCAGTTTACTAGGCAAAATTATCCGGTTGGATGAAAGCGGTCAGGTGCCCGATGATAACCCCTTTATTAATCAGCCAGACACCGCCCCGGAAATTTATTCTTACGGGCACCGAAATACACAGGGATTAGTTTATGATCCTGTACGCCAGAAAATATTTGCCAATGAGCATGGTCCCAAAGGCGGCGACGAAATTAACATTATTCAGTCCGGTAATAACTATGGCTGGCCAGTAATTACGTACGGCGTCGATTATTCAGGCCTGAGTATTACTCCTTACCGTGAGCGCCCGGGCATGGAGCAACCGCTAGTGAACTGGACGCCGTCTATTGCACCGTCTTCCATCACGGTCTATTACGGCAATATGTTCCCTGAACTGCAGGGTGACTTACTCAGTACAACTCTGAAAGCTCGTCATTTGCGCTGGGTAGAAATGAACGGTGATCAACCCGGTCAAGAGCATGAACTGCTCGGAGAACTCAATGAGCGGCTACGTTATATCCAGACAGCCAGAGATGGCAGCCTGTATCTGCTGACAGACAGTGGCAAATTACTGCAGCTTACGGCACCTGATTAA
- a CDS encoding group II truncated hemoglobin, translating into MQQDVPQYGVEDTSFQAAGGQEGVFQLVDEFYQQMDTLVEAQIIRAMHPEDMSSSADKLACFLCGWLGGPKLYREKYGSIHIPQAHKPFDIGCDERDAWLLCMRKALEKQPYAETFKTYLLEQLWRPAERSRTRD; encoded by the coding sequence ATGCAGCAAGATGTACCGCAGTACGGGGTAGAAGACACGTCATTTCAGGCGGCCGGAGGGCAGGAGGGGGTCTTCCAGTTGGTGGATGAGTTCTATCAACAGATGGATACTCTGGTTGAAGCTCAGATTATTCGCGCCATGCATCCGGAAGATATGAGCAGCTCTGCAGATAAACTGGCGTGTTTTTTATGTGGCTGGCTGGGTGGTCCGAAGTTATACCGGGAGAAATACGGCTCAATTCATATTCCTCAGGCTCACAAACCTTTTGATATAGGCTGTGATGAGCGTGATGCCTGGTTGCTGTGCATGCGTAAAGCGCTGGAAAAACAGCCTTACGCTGAAACCTTTAAAACTTATTTGCTCGAACAGCTATGGCGACCTGCCGAGCGGAGCCGTACACGCGATTAG
- a CDS encoding CZB domain-containing protein: protein MSLRNLDSNGNQALTFSIGDSLYGINVGNILSFSDTFNEIQYAGGREAEGFVGYLDFRNTLVPVFECATTLGHRRERDDLMSLVDEIAGYQKAHVDWVSALEQSITSGEPFNLARDPKICDFGKWYYSFKTKDESLRSLLDKIEEPHVRIHSMADILLDMAAAGQVDEAIAKLRIEKQTTLRVLLRTLDYISEFLKNGIHPVVLHLTREGQDTWFSLVLDNIGDVIDYNIDAMEAIVRENSREPLEGFIRDPSGLSFMLLSLEKLHQHLNEEVEVEVEAPAA from the coding sequence ATGTCATTACGAAACCTGGACAGCAATGGAAATCAGGCACTGACTTTCAGTATTGGTGATAGCCTGTATGGCATTAATGTCGGCAATATTCTCAGTTTTTCCGATACATTCAACGAAATTCAATATGCGGGTGGTCGTGAAGCCGAAGGTTTTGTGGGCTATCTGGATTTCCGCAATACCTTAGTGCCTGTGTTTGAGTGCGCAACTACGCTGGGGCACCGCCGTGAGCGGGATGACCTGATGAGCCTTGTCGATGAAATAGCCGGCTATCAGAAAGCTCATGTAGATTGGGTGTCTGCGTTAGAGCAATCGATTACGTCCGGTGAGCCGTTTAATCTTGCCCGTGATCCTAAAATATGTGATTTCGGCAAGTGGTATTACAGTTTTAAAACTAAGGATGAAAGCCTGCGTTCGTTGCTGGATAAGATTGAAGAGCCGCATGTACGGATTCATTCAATGGCGGATATCCTGTTGGATATGGCTGCAGCAGGCCAGGTTGATGAAGCCATTGCTAAGTTAAGAATTGAAAAACAAACCACATTACGGGTTTTGCTCAGAACGTTGGATTACATCAGTGAGTTTTTGAAAAATGGTATTCACCCGGTGGTGTTACATCTTACCCGTGAAGGTCAGGATACATGGTTCTCATTAGTACTGGATAATATTGGCGACGTGATTGATTATAATATTGATGCGATGGAAGCCATTGTCCGGGAAAATAGCCGGGAACCGCTGGAAGGTTTTATTCGTGATCCATCGGGTCTTAGCTTTATGCTGTTATCACTGGAAAAGTTACATCAGCATTTGAATGAAGAAGTAGAAGTAGAAGTAGAGGCCCCCGCCGCTTAA
- a CDS encoding MAPEG family protein, which yields MQQIYTYLLLSGALTLLLWTPYILARAVVWGIPTFLNNYPEGYPQQAPQQPLWAERAQRAHLNMVETMPAFIAVVFAAIGLQADVSEVAMWVSLFFWARLGHAVVYILGIPYLRTPVYLLSWFAILAIAASCL from the coding sequence ATGCAACAGATATATACCTATTTACTGCTCAGCGGTGCCCTGACATTGCTATTGTGGACACCTTACATTCTTGCCCGTGCAGTGGTCTGGGGCATTCCAACATTCCTGAATAATTATCCTGAAGGTTATCCACAACAAGCTCCCCAGCAACCACTCTGGGCTGAGCGGGCACAACGGGCTCATCTGAACATGGTTGAAACCATGCCAGCCTTCATTGCGGTGGTGTTTGCTGCGATTGGACTTCAGGCAGATGTTTCCGAAGTCGCTATGTGGGTAAGCTTGTTCTTCTGGGCGCGGCTGGGACATGCAGTGGTATATATTCTGGGTATTCCATACTTACGTACCCCAGTATACCTACTGTCATGGTTTGCGATTCTGGCAATTGCAGCCAGCTGTTTATGA
- a CDS encoding FAD-dependent oxidoreductase, with amino-acid sequence MTYRNNLPADYKNQLPCFGTFDIIVVGGGPAGIAAAVSASELGNRVLLIEQLGFLGGAAVSGMSGTICGLYMTVADPLVAKPEQIIFGFAERFRDALYQAGGLTDPQIYGKTWVATHDCGTYKRVATDMTRQAGVTVLYHTQMIDVITEDDAFKGMVLNTKSGFTRVNAKKAIDASGDADVVYKMGLQTSKGNDGVIQNPTMMFKVGNVNMQQYLAYWGQDTISPPKVVSMLEAEEDLLRKKVWLFPTVNPGELLVNATKVTGFDGRALDVTNPVDHSEAEQFSIYQAQNFFKFMRENIPGCENAYFIDYATEVGVRQTRSIDGVARLMNDDVISKRKRKDSIAKTSWPIELHYGAKPKTEWLVDDYYDVPFHTLVPKSGQDVIVAGRCLSSEHEALASCRVTAQCFEYGRAAAFAADLSIKEDLAFQKMEAAQIVALMQ; translated from the coding sequence ATGACATACCGCAATAATCTGCCGGCTGATTATAAAAATCAGCTGCCTTGCTTCGGCACGTTCGACATCATCGTAGTGGGCGGTGGCCCGGCGGGCATTGCGGCAGCTGTCAGTGCCAGTGAGCTGGGAAACAGGGTTTTGTTGATTGAGCAACTGGGCTTTCTTGGTGGTGCGGCTGTATCCGGTATGTCCGGCACTATCTGTGGGCTGTATATGACAGTCGCTGATCCGCTGGTAGCGAAGCCTGAGCAGATTATTTTTGGTTTTGCGGAGCGCTTTCGAGATGCGTTATATCAGGCTGGTGGCTTAACAGATCCGCAAATCTACGGCAAAACCTGGGTAGCTACCCATGACTGCGGGACTTACAAACGGGTCGCAACAGATATGACACGGCAAGCCGGTGTAACTGTGCTTTATCACACTCAGATGATTGATGTGATTACTGAAGACGATGCCTTTAAAGGCATGGTGCTGAATACCAAGTCCGGTTTTACCCGAGTGAATGCAAAAAAAGCCATTGATGCCAGCGGCGATGCCGACGTTGTATACAAGATGGGACTACAAACGAGCAAAGGTAATGATGGTGTCATCCAGAATCCGACCATGATGTTCAAGGTCGGTAATGTGAATATGCAGCAATATCTTGCTTACTGGGGGCAGGATACGATTTCGCCGCCGAAAGTTGTCAGCATGCTTGAAGCGGAGGAAGACTTACTGCGCAAAAAGGTCTGGCTGTTCCCAACAGTTAATCCGGGTGAGTTGCTGGTAAATGCCACTAAGGTTACCGGCTTTGATGGCCGGGCGCTCGACGTGACTAATCCTGTTGATCATTCCGAAGCTGAACAATTCTCGATTTATCAGGCACAGAATTTCTTTAAATTCATGCGTGAAAACATACCGGGCTGTGAAAACGCTTACTTCATTGATTACGCTACAGAAGTGGGTGTCCGCCAGACACGTTCTATTGATGGTGTTGCGCGTTTAATGAATGACGATGTCATCAGTAAACGTAAGCGCAAAGACAGTATTGCCAAAACTTCCTGGCCAATTGAATTGCACTACGGTGCAAAGCCAAAGACCGAATGGCTGGTCGATGATTACTACGATGTACCTTTCCACACTCTGGTGCCGAAAAGCGGCCAGGATGTGATCGTTGCCGGGCGTTGCCTGAGCAGTGAACATGAAGCATTAGCAAGCTGCCGGGTGACAGCGCAGTGCTTCGAATACGGACGGGCTGCAGCTTTTGCTGCAGACCTTTCTATTAAGGAAGATCTGGCTTTTCAGAAGATGGAAGCCGCTCAAATTGTTGCACTCATGCAGTAA
- a CDS encoding BCCT family transporter has translation MKTVETNRQMQIVSLAVILLAALPLVMYPDASKEVIKDTIFKWMTSTFDFAFLAIGLAALIFLLTLAFSRHGNIKLSRDKDAPAEFSKGSWATMVFLAGIASGLMLWAGTEWGYHYAWTPFGLEAKTDQMYTVGQAYGLFHWGPTAWALYCVPTIAIAYVYYVRKVHTYGISEACRGALGSLVDGPLGTLLNYLFIFGVLGAAATSLGLGTPMISGAFAEVFGFERSTYLDVSIILACTAIFTVSSGLGLDKGIKNLSNFATTISIAVVIYVFVVGPTNFILGLGMDSIGYAVSNYITMSTWTDKISGSGFPQAWTVFYWAWWVSYAPFMGMFVARISRGRTIREVILGMLTWGTLGCAIFYIVLGGYSIDLQVNGGVDFQAVVNSSGPAVAIIELFKTLPLASLVLIAVGISGIVMLATTFDSAAYTMACASTKELDEGQEPARNNRLFWCFAIAVMPVILLFLGGLKTMQTAAVITGLPIMFILIFMMYTTWKYIREDNP, from the coding sequence ATGAAGACTGTTGAAACTAACCGGCAGATGCAAATTGTCAGTCTGGCGGTGATTCTTCTGGCGGCGTTGCCTTTGGTAATGTATCCAGATGCATCAAAAGAGGTGATCAAAGACACTATTTTTAAGTGGATGACCAGCACTTTTGATTTTGCTTTTCTGGCGATTGGCCTGGCAGCCCTGATTTTTCTGCTGACGCTGGCGTTTTCCCGGCATGGAAATATCAAGCTGAGCCGTGATAAAGATGCACCGGCAGAGTTCTCCAAAGGTTCCTGGGCAACCATGGTATTTCTGGCGGGTATAGCGTCCGGATTGATGCTGTGGGCAGGTACAGAATGGGGTTATCACTACGCCTGGACACCTTTTGGTCTGGAAGCTAAGACTGACCAGATGTACACCGTCGGTCAGGCTTATGGTCTGTTCCACTGGGGGCCAACGGCTTGGGCGCTTTACTGCGTACCTACGATAGCTATTGCTTACGTTTATTACGTTCGGAAAGTACATACTTACGGTATCAGTGAAGCTTGCCGGGGTGCTTTAGGCAGCCTGGTTGATGGCCCGCTGGGGACTTTGCTCAACTACCTGTTCATCTTTGGTGTACTGGGTGCCGCGGCAACGTCGCTGGGATTAGGCACACCAATGATCAGTGGTGCCTTTGCTGAAGTGTTTGGCTTTGAACGCAGCACCTATCTGGATGTCAGCATCATTCTTGCCTGTACCGCTATCTTCACTGTATCCAGTGGTTTAGGTCTGGATAAAGGCATTAAGAACCTGTCGAACTTTGCGACCACTATTTCGATTGCTGTCGTCATTTATGTCTTTGTGGTTGGTCCGACTAACTTCATTCTTGGTCTGGGCATGGACTCGATTGGTTATGCTGTTAGTAACTACATCACTATGAGTACCTGGACAGATAAAATTTCCGGCAGCGGTTTCCCACAGGCGTGGACAGTTTTCTACTGGGCGTGGTGGGTGTCTTATGCACCGTTCATGGGAATGTTCGTGGCACGTATTTCACGTGGTCGTACGATCCGTGAAGTTATTCTTGGCATGCTGACCTGGGGCACTTTAGGTTGCGCTATCTTTTACATCGTACTGGGCGGTTACAGTATAGACCTGCAGGTCAATGGCGGTGTGGATTTCCAAGCTGTTGTTAACAGCTCTGGCCCTGCAGTTGCCATTATTGAGTTATTTAAAACTTTACCGCTGGCCAGTCTGGTGCTGATCGCAGTAGGTATTTCCGGCATTGTTATGCTGGCAACTACCTTTGACTCTGCGGCTTACACTATGGCCTGTGCCAGTACCAAAGAACTGGATGAAGGCCAAGAGCCGGCGCGTAATAACCGTCTGTTCTGGTGTTTCGCCATCGCGGTAATGCCGGTGATTCTGTTGTTCCTGGGTGGTCTTAAGACGATGCAGACAGCAGCAGTCATTACTGGTCTGCCTATCATGTTTATTCTAATCTTTATGATGTACACCACGTGGAAGTACATCCGTGAGGACAATCCATAA
- a CDS encoding mandelate racemase/muconate lactonizing enzyme family protein, giving the protein MTQPVVESIDIYGIGPDGEKVSWSSFLGPMYEAMIVVELTFDNGLVGVAGSTVYTEHEFDRSVVESASLMAPFLLGKGLFDIPKIYAECMSRYVPLKNVATSLFDIAMHDAKGKLLNLPIYKMLGQAQSRVRAYASSPLLEDNQQYIEYCHQMLAQGFNAIKIHPRCVFQEDYSLVKVLQEEFADQDIGWSLDVDANYNRQQALRMGRLLDKYEWDFFEEPLSDTDFEGYRYLSENLDIDIVAGGNAVPNLQLINQALQRGSWDRVRFDFTTIGGFTNGGRVMALSQAYGLKAEVQSWGYTLTQAANLHMMLSNANCEYFEQAAPYEKYEVGAKQVFRPDSEGFINPTELPGLGVELDWDVLDPLVYFHRRFSR; this is encoded by the coding sequence ATGACCCAACCGGTTGTCGAGTCAATTGACATCTATGGTATCGGTCCCGATGGCGAGAAGGTCTCTTGGTCTTCTTTTCTTGGGCCAATGTACGAGGCGATGATTGTCGTCGAGTTGACCTTTGATAATGGTCTGGTCGGCGTTGCCGGCTCGACCGTGTATACCGAACATGAATTCGATCGTAGTGTGGTCGAAAGTGCATCTCTGATGGCACCTTTCCTACTGGGGAAAGGTCTGTTCGATATACCCAAGATCTATGCCGAGTGTATGTCCCGGTATGTGCCGCTGAAGAATGTCGCGACCTCGTTGTTCGATATTGCCATGCACGATGCCAAGGGAAAGCTGCTTAATCTGCCAATCTATAAAATGCTTGGTCAGGCACAGTCCCGGGTACGGGCATACGCTTCCAGTCCTCTGTTAGAGGATAATCAGCAATACATAGAGTACTGCCACCAGATGCTGGCGCAGGGTTTCAATGCTATTAAAATCCATCCGCGCTGTGTCTTCCAGGAAGATTATTCCCTGGTAAAAGTACTGCAGGAAGAATTTGCTGATCAGGACATAGGCTGGAGTCTGGATGTTGATGCCAACTACAACCGGCAGCAGGCGTTGAGAATGGGGCGCCTGCTGGATAAATACGAGTGGGACTTCTTTGAAGAGCCGCTCAGCGATACCGACTTTGAAGGCTATCGTTACCTCTCTGAAAATCTGGATATTGATATCGTGGCTGGCGGTAACGCGGTGCCTAATCTGCAACTGATTAATCAGGCGCTACAGCGCGGCAGTTGGGACCGGGTTCGTTTTGATTTCACTACCATCGGTGGCTTTACCAACGGTGGTCGGGTAATGGCGCTGAGTCAGGCATATGGTCTCAAGGCTGAAGTTCAGTCCTGGGGCTATACCCTGACACAGGCGGCTAACCTGCACATGATGCTATCCAATGCGAACTGTGAATACTTTGAACAGGCCGCTCCATATGAAAAATATGAAGTGGGTGCTAAACAGGTATTCAGACCCGACAGTGAAGGCTTTATTAACCCGACAGAATTACCGGGCTTAGGTGTTGAACTGGACTGGGATGTGCTTGACCCGCTGGTGTATTTCCACCGGCGATTCAGCCGTTAG